One part of the Streptomyces sp. NBC_00286 genome encodes these proteins:
- a CDS encoding CPBP family intramembrane glutamic endopeptidase has protein sequence MSSRAQVAPVTTASRPTPAGPEGDRGSLRDSIRRRPLTWFFSLAYVLSWAAWTPYVLSENGLGVWDFTFPGAAGSSQLLGVLPGAYLGPIASALLVTGVTEGRNGLRAWRRRMTKFKVSWRWYAVVLVSVPAALILASAALAGRGPELPSAIVLAAFLPGLILQMITTGLAEEPGWREFAMPRMQRRYGPVIATLVVGVLWGCWHLPLFLSDWGGGPDVDATKPLAFVVSAIALSFVMTWVFNRSGGSMPLVMLLHCGINNYISIAWSDMFPSLSADATTHALLLTSTVSALVLLLATRGRLGYVPEATTAPKPLTEVSPHQPHRP, from the coding sequence ATGAGTTCCCGAGCACAGGTCGCACCCGTCACCACCGCCAGCCGACCGACGCCCGCCGGCCCGGAGGGCGACCGCGGCAGTCTGCGGGACAGCATCCGTCGCCGTCCGTTGACCTGGTTCTTCTCGCTGGCCTATGTGTTGAGTTGGGCGGCGTGGACACCGTACGTACTGTCCGAGAACGGCCTGGGCGTCTGGGACTTCACCTTCCCCGGGGCCGCCGGCAGCTCCCAACTGCTCGGCGTGCTGCCCGGCGCCTACCTCGGGCCGATCGCGTCGGCCCTGCTGGTCACCGGCGTCACCGAGGGACGTAACGGACTACGGGCCTGGCGCCGGCGGATGACCAAGTTCAAGGTCAGCTGGCGCTGGTACGCCGTGGTGCTCGTCTCGGTGCCCGCGGCGCTGATCCTGGCGTCGGCCGCGCTCGCCGGCCGCGGCCCCGAACTGCCGTCCGCCATCGTGCTGGCCGCGTTCCTGCCCGGCCTGATCCTGCAGATGATCACGACAGGGCTCGCCGAGGAGCCCGGCTGGCGCGAGTTCGCCATGCCGCGCATGCAGCGCCGCTACGGCCCGGTGATCGCCACCCTCGTCGTCGGTGTCCTCTGGGGTTGCTGGCACCTGCCGCTGTTCCTGAGCGACTGGGGCGGCGGGCCGGACGTGGACGCCACGAAGCCGCTGGCGTTCGTGGTCTCCGCGATCGCCCTCAGCTTCGTCATGACCTGGGTGTTCAACCGCTCCGGCGGGAGCATGCCGCTGGTGATGCTGCTGCACTGCGGCATCAACAACTACATCTCCATCGCCTGGTCGGACATGTTCCCCTCCCTGTCCGCCGACGCCACGACCCACGCCCTCCTGCTCACCTCCACCGTCTCGGCCCTCGTCCTGCTGCTCGCCACCCGGGGCCGACTCGGCTACGTGCCGGAGGCCACGACCGCGCCGAAGCCGCTCACGGAGGTGTCCCCGCACCAGCCGCACCGCCCGTGA
- a CDS encoding peptidoglycan-binding domain-containing protein, whose amino-acid sequence MSLRSRLARRARVTLIGVAAGGVAATIAVTPSFAATDSSKPATVAAQKETGYGPEPEADSKLVTQSSELSTMATAAATLSPDTMINRARTWLTANNGSPVPYSMERNWTDGYRQDCSGYVSMALGLGKPGLNTVGLADSSVTTRLSSTSQLKKGDLLIDYSTSDGDFRHVVIFEKWANASHSAYWAYEQRGTYGTTHRQLKYGIGSDNYDPFRPVKLGDGGGGGGGEAPSPGASWPILQSGSKGADVRSAQQLLTAHGYRLEADGIFGPDTRSAVIQFQRSQSLAADGVIGPDTWSKLIKTVQHGSSGQAVKAAQTQLNVYGYGLTADGEFGPKTKSATEAFQQNHHLQVDGIIGPNTWRTLLGTR is encoded by the coding sequence ATGTCTCTTCGCAGCCGACTCGCGCGCCGCGCGCGGGTCACTCTCATAGGCGTCGCCGCCGGAGGTGTCGCGGCCACAATCGCCGTCACACCGTCGTTCGCCGCCACCGACTCCTCGAAGCCGGCGACGGTCGCCGCCCAGAAGGAGACCGGCTACGGGCCCGAGCCCGAGGCCGACAGCAAGCTCGTCACCCAGTCCAGCGAGCTGTCGACCATGGCCACGGCCGCGGCGACGCTCTCGCCCGACACGATGATCAACCGGGCCCGTACCTGGCTCACGGCCAACAACGGAAGCCCGGTTCCCTACAGCATGGAGCGCAATTGGACGGACGGCTACCGCCAGGACTGCTCCGGCTATGTCTCCATGGCGCTCGGACTGGGGAAGCCCGGCCTGAACACCGTCGGGCTCGCCGACTCGAGTGTCACCACGCGGCTCAGCAGCACGAGTCAGCTCAAGAAGGGTGACCTGCTGATCGACTACAGCACCTCGGACGGCGACTTCCGTCACGTAGTGATCTTCGAGAAGTGGGCGAACGCGTCGCACAGCGCCTACTGGGCGTACGAACAGCGCGGTACGTACGGCACGACCCACCGGCAGCTCAAGTACGGGATCGGCAGCGACAACTACGACCCCTTCCGCCCGGTCAAGCTGGGTGATGGCGGTGGCGGTGGCGGCGGGGAGGCCCCGTCCCCCGGTGCCTCCTGGCCGATCCTCCAGAGCGGTTCCAAGGGTGCGGACGTACGGTCCGCCCAGCAGCTGCTGACCGCGCACGGCTACAGGCTCGAGGCCGACGGCATCTTCGGCCCGGACACCCGCTCGGCGGTGATCCAGTTCCAGAGGTCACAGTCCCTGGCCGCTGACGGCGTCATCGGCCCGGACACCTGGTCAAAGCTGATCAAGACGGTGCAGCACGGCTCGTCCGGCCAGGCGGTGAAGGCAGCGCAGACGCAGCTGAACGTCTACGGCTACGGCCTCACGGCCGACGGCGAGTTCGGCCCGAAGACGAAGTCGGCGACGGAAGCCTTCCAGCAGAACCACCACTTGCAGGTCGACGGCATCATCGGCCCGAACACCTGGCGCACCCTACTCGGCACCCGCTGA
- a CDS encoding peptidoglycan-binding domain-containing protein — protein MRTLTKALVSVTAAIGIAAGGLATAGTAMAAPASAQQQAASAEVAPLAVVNLGLNTTRAKHWQCFLRDVDYNPGTIDGQLGTNSWKAAQRLFRDLGYYSDSIDGIVGRNTVVALQLFLNRFGNYNLDVDGSAGPETKDAFWDFNGPNFCA, from the coding sequence ATGCGAACTCTCACGAAGGCACTCGTCAGTGTCACCGCCGCGATCGGGATCGCCGCCGGCGGCCTGGCCACCGCGGGCACGGCCATGGCGGCTCCCGCCTCCGCACAGCAGCAGGCGGCGAGCGCCGAGGTCGCGCCGCTCGCGGTGGTGAACCTGGGGTTGAACACCACCCGGGCCAAGCACTGGCAGTGCTTCCTGCGCGACGTGGATTACAACCCCGGCACGATCGACGGGCAGCTGGGCACCAACAGCTGGAAGGCGGCACAGCGCCTGTTCAGGGACCTCGGCTACTACAGCGACTCCATCGACGGAATCGTCGGCCGCAACACGGTTGTGGCGCTGCAGCTCTTCCTGAACCGCTTCGGCAACTACAACCTTGACGTCGACGGGAGCGCCGGACCGGAGACCAAGGACGCGTTCTGGGACTTCAACGGCCCGAACTTCTGCGCCTGA
- a CDS encoding peptidoglycan-binding protein, producing the protein MSRWKELPAELHPHVRQLIVRLRRLKDRSELSTRQLAAKTGYSAKSWQRYLNGRSLPPREAVEAMARVAGDDPPRLLVMHEIAAQRWAEGRAVTTDAPEDVAATPAHPPTDQQPYRRHLRAAVAAGAVVTVLSVSAALLLAVRLTEARAQLANDRSDVAATTPATVSASLVPVIYTCRLEQRDGRWYAGLSRTTDILLSNTQVGLEVAEAQCLLDRAGTAPGEIDGVFGPKTRRAVERMQKQNGLIVNGVIDPPTWQALRSADAK; encoded by the coding sequence ATGTCGCGTTGGAAAGAGCTGCCTGCTGAACTGCATCCACACGTCCGCCAGTTGATCGTGCGACTGCGCAGACTGAAGGACCGCAGCGAACTGAGCACCCGTCAACTGGCCGCGAAGACCGGGTACAGCGCGAAGTCCTGGCAGCGCTATCTGAACGGCAGGTCTCTGCCGCCCCGCGAGGCCGTCGAGGCGATGGCCCGCGTCGCCGGTGACGATCCGCCCCGGCTGCTGGTGATGCACGAGATCGCCGCCCAACGCTGGGCGGAGGGACGGGCGGTCACCACCGACGCCCCCGAGGACGTCGCCGCGACACCGGCACACCCGCCGACGGATCAGCAGCCGTACCGGCGTCACCTGCGCGCCGCAGTCGCGGCGGGAGCCGTGGTCACGGTGCTGTCCGTCTCCGCGGCACTGCTGTTGGCCGTACGACTTACCGAGGCCCGCGCCCAGCTAGCGAACGACCGCAGCGATGTTGCCGCGACGACCCCGGCCACCGTGTCGGCGTCCCTGGTGCCGGTCATCTACACCTGCCGCCTTGAGCAGCGTGACGGCCGCTGGTATGCGGGCCTGAGCCGGACCACGGACATCCTCCTGTCCAACACCCAAGTGGGGCTCGAAGTGGCCGAGGCGCAGTGCCTGCTGGACCGGGCGGGCACCGCACCAGGGGAGATCGACGGCGTCTTCGGCCCGAAGACGCGGCGGGCGGTCGAGCGCATGCAGAAGCAGAACGGGCTGATCGTGAACGGAGTCATCGACCCGCCCACCTGGCAGGCCCTGCGGTCGGCGGATGCCAAGTGA
- a CDS encoding helix-turn-helix domain-containing protein, protein MTAEHTRLAAALRELRAGAGLSLAALAERTAYSKSSWERYLNGKSLPPRQAVQELCRLANEPDGRLLALWEIAESHWSGRAGAPAPEPPGDESPRPHPQESPPPAGTGWRRLHRGRLLVALASAYTVIVGGAAALLFLLLPDSEAQEDGPPPASVPFSLAPECHGAACEGRDPMRLICGIGPETLASHRTATGAYVELRHSKKCGASWARTWGTAIGDRLDVTAGGPTHSVRIKNKDDAATFIYTEMTEVRRGSTVRACFRPASADGEQECIEARVGEAVTTTRPPT, encoded by the coding sequence GTGACCGCGGAACACACCCGGCTGGCCGCGGCACTGCGGGAGCTGCGGGCCGGTGCGGGGCTGAGCCTGGCGGCGCTGGCGGAGCGGACGGCGTACAGCAAGTCCTCGTGGGAGCGTTACCTCAACGGCAAGAGCCTGCCTCCTCGCCAGGCCGTACAGGAACTGTGCCGACTCGCGAACGAACCGGACGGGCGGCTGCTGGCCCTGTGGGAGATCGCCGAGTCGCACTGGAGCGGACGCGCGGGGGCCCCCGCGCCCGAGCCTCCAGGGGACGAGTCGCCGCGGCCACATCCGCAGGAGTCGCCGCCGCCCGCCGGGACCGGGTGGCGGCGACTCCACAGGGGCAGGCTCCTGGTGGCGCTGGCGTCGGCGTACACCGTGATCGTCGGTGGTGCCGCGGCCCTGCTGTTCCTCCTGTTGCCGGACTCGGAGGCTCAGGAGGACGGACCGCCGCCGGCCTCCGTTCCGTTCTCCCTCGCTCCCGAATGCCACGGAGCCGCCTGCGAGGGCCGGGACCCGATGCGCCTGATCTGCGGCATCGGCCCCGAAACCCTCGCCTCGCACCGCACGGCCACCGGCGCATACGTCGAGCTGCGCCACAGCAAGAAGTGCGGCGCGAGCTGGGCCCGGACCTGGGGGACCGCGATCGGCGACCGGCTGGACGTCACGGCAGGCGGCCCGACCCACAGCGTGCGCATCAAGAACAAGGACGACGCGGCAACCTTCATCTATACGGAGATGACCGAGGTCCGTCGCGGCAGCACGGTCCGCGCCTGCTTCCGGCCCGCGTCGGCCGACGGCGAGCAGGAGTGCATCGAGGCCCGGGTGGGCGAGGCCGTCACCACGACCCGGCCGCCTACTTGA
- the putP gene encoding sodium/proline symporter PutP yields the protein MITLTIPAMITFGVFLIAMVMIGVMAHGETSTFEDFSVGGRRLSAPVAALSAGASDMSGWLFLGLPGAVYMTGIGATWIAVGLIIGTYLNWRLVAPRLRTYTEQAGNSVTLSSYLEERFEDRSHVLRSLSAVVTVVFFTVYVASGLVAGGLLFNEIFGADFETGLTIFAVVIVVYTILGGFTALSITHSVQGALMFLAAVALPLIALWKAGGPGALNDAIRDASPALLDPAAEASFADNVWTTGGPLGTIAMISLLAWGLGYFGQPHILSRFMSIRSTADIPRARRLGVSWAAVVLAGASFIGLAGIAVLPDPLDNPETVFIELATRLVNPWIAGILLVAVLAAIKSTVDSQLLVSATSLTEDFYRAFINRRASDTSLLLVARLSVVAVAVVAYVIALSGGAVLDIVAYAWAGFGAAFGPVVLLSLYWPGMTAAGAKAGMVTGALTVFLWDDIDPLLGPLETGIYEMVPGVLAATAAAVVFGRYAGRTPARTWKGTMEHATPLPRVGQPETATAYDATQGYGAGGYGSAGGYGPAGGYGTGAYGTPGYDAPDYGPSQGAPQSQDWWRS from the coding sequence ATGATCACCCTGACCATCCCAGCCATGATCACCTTTGGAGTATTTCTGATCGCGATGGTCATGATCGGGGTGATGGCTCATGGAGAGACCAGCACCTTCGAAGACTTCTCCGTCGGCGGACGCCGGCTCAGTGCACCGGTGGCGGCCCTGTCCGCCGGAGCGAGCGACATGTCCGGCTGGTTGTTCCTGGGCCTCCCCGGCGCCGTGTACATGACCGGGATAGGGGCGACATGGATCGCCGTAGGCCTGATCATCGGTACGTATCTGAACTGGCGGCTCGTCGCGCCCCGCCTGCGCACCTACACCGAGCAGGCCGGTAATTCCGTGACCTTGTCCTCGTATCTGGAGGAACGTTTCGAGGACCGCAGCCACGTGCTCCGCTCGCTCTCGGCCGTCGTCACGGTCGTGTTCTTCACCGTCTACGTCGCCAGCGGCCTGGTCGCCGGCGGCCTCCTCTTCAACGAGATCTTCGGCGCCGACTTCGAGACCGGGCTCACCATCTTCGCCGTGGTGATCGTCGTCTACACCATCCTCGGCGGCTTCACGGCCCTGAGCATCACGCACTCCGTCCAGGGCGCCCTGATGTTCCTCGCGGCGGTCGCCCTCCCTCTGATCGCCCTCTGGAAGGCAGGCGGCCCCGGCGCCCTGAACGACGCGATCCGCGACGCGAGCCCGGCGCTGCTCGACCCGGCCGCCGAGGCATCGTTCGCGGACAACGTCTGGACGACCGGCGGCCCGCTCGGCACCATCGCGATGATCTCCCTCCTCGCCTGGGGCCTCGGCTACTTCGGCCAGCCCCACATCCTGAGCCGCTTCATGAGTATCCGCAGCACCGCCGACATACCCCGGGCCCGCCGGCTGGGCGTGAGCTGGGCGGCCGTCGTACTGGCGGGCGCCTCGTTCATCGGCCTGGCCGGGATCGCCGTACTCCCCGACCCCCTCGACAACCCCGAGACCGTCTTCATCGAACTGGCCACCCGCCTCGTCAACCCCTGGATCGCCGGAATCCTGCTGGTCGCGGTACTGGCCGCAATCAAGTCCACCGTGGACAGCCAACTCCTGGTCTCGGCCACCTCCCTCACCGAGGACTTCTACCGGGCGTTCATCAACCGCCGGGCCTCCGACACTTCGCTCCTGCTCGTCGCCCGGCTGAGCGTGGTGGCCGTCGCAGTCGTCGCGTACGTCATCGCCCTCAGCGGCGGCGCGGTGCTCGACATCGTCGCGTACGCCTGGGCCGGCTTCGGCGCCGCCTTCGGCCCGGTCGTCCTCCTCTCCCTGTACTGGCCGGGAATGACGGCGGCCGGAGCGAAGGCCGGCATGGTGACCGGCGCCCTGACGGTCTTCCTGTGGGACGACATCGACCCACTCCTCGGCCCGCTGGAGACGGGCATCTACGAGATGGTGCCGGGTGTGCTGGCCGCCACGGCCGCGGCCGTCGTCTTCGGCCGGTACGCCGGTCGTACTCCGGCCCGCACCTGGAAGGGCACGATGGAGCATGCGACGCCGCTGCCGCGGGTGGGGCAGCCGGAGACGGCGACGGCTTATGACGCGACTCAGGGTTACGGAGCGGGGGGTTACGGCTCGGCGGGTGGGTACGGTCCGGCGGGCGGCTACGGCACGGGGGCGTACGGGACTCCGGGCTACGACGCACCGGACTACGGTCCTTCGCAGGGGGCGCCGCAGAGTCAGGACTGGTGGCGCTCGTAG
- a CDS encoding ABC transporter permease subunit produces the protein MSGRRVRLRRLVTVVAVAALLVWATWRAVPSGGELVNRGGLALLDDVAASALHPSLEGEFLRVVLEATATTLALALLGTVGALVLGLVGGLVLSDVAWGGGRLPWPVGGARLVLRGVLVAVRSVHELVWALFFVSVLGLDPLVAVLALALPFGAQSAQVFGETFDAVPDAPLRSLRAAGAKRCSALAYALLPATAPLLLSYSFYRFECALRSAVVLGVAGVGGLGFELTVSLQSRNWDEVWTLVAALLALAAVVELWSSRVRADVAVVTCADWSVGRERSRGASGSVGRGRSGEAGRWVGLGRSGEADVSVGRDPSCEARGSEGRERSRAAGRWVGRGRSGEAGRSVGRAPSCEAGGSEGRERSRAAGRWVGRGRSGEAGRSVGRDLSHEAGGSEGRERSRAAGRWAGRGRSGEADRSVGRDLSHEAGGSVGRELSRAAGRSRWGRRLLAAIGHEAGRSPRGRSVGREAARSSRGLSRTTRWSLALVVPAIAVAWWWSGLSPAGLASARTRELGGRLLSDLWPPALPEGGWRALTGAALDTVAMAVLAMLVAVVITLVVGPWATRPRADRRGAKGRAAAVWARRAAWWTTRLLLLILRSIPPTVWAIVALLALFPGVLPGALALGLYTGGILARLVAEAWETMDLAPRDSLLGAGVPRAVAAVATMAPPSANHLITYTLYRFEICVRDTAVVGVVGAAGLGVLLGDRLASFDFPVVTSVLLASLVLSVGVELLGRRLRRGLRA, from the coding sequence GTGAGCGGGAGGCGAGTACGGCTCCGAAGGCTCGTGACGGTGGTGGCCGTGGCCGCGCTGCTGGTCTGGGCGACGTGGCGCGCCGTCCCCTCCGGTGGCGAGTTGGTCAACCGAGGCGGGCTCGCCCTGCTCGACGATGTCGCGGCGAGTGCGCTGCATCCCTCCCTGGAGGGCGAGTTCCTCAGGGTGGTGCTGGAGGCGACGGCGACGACGTTGGCTCTGGCGTTGCTCGGGACGGTGGGGGCGCTGGTACTGGGCCTGGTCGGGGGCCTGGTGCTGAGTGATGTGGCGTGGGGTGGCGGCCGTCTGCCGTGGCCGGTAGGTGGGGCGCGGCTGGTTCTGCGCGGCGTACTGGTGGCCGTCCGCTCGGTGCACGAGCTGGTGTGGGCGTTGTTCTTCGTCAGTGTGCTCGGTCTCGATCCGCTCGTCGCCGTTCTGGCGCTCGCCCTGCCGTTCGGTGCGCAGAGCGCCCAGGTCTTCGGGGAGACCTTCGACGCGGTACCGGACGCCCCGCTGCGTTCGCTGCGCGCGGCCGGCGCCAAGCGGTGCTCCGCACTGGCCTACGCCCTGCTGCCCGCCACCGCCCCGCTGCTCCTGTCGTACTCCTTCTACCGGTTCGAATGCGCCCTCAGGTCCGCGGTCGTGCTCGGGGTCGCGGGCGTGGGAGGGCTGGGATTCGAGCTGACGGTGAGCCTTCAGTCCCGTAACTGGGACGAGGTCTGGACGCTGGTCGCGGCCCTGCTGGCACTCGCGGCGGTCGTAGAGCTGTGGAGCAGCCGCGTGCGAGCCGATGTCGCGGTGGTGACGTGTGCGGACTGGTCGGTGGGGCGCGAGCGTTCGCGCGGGGCGAGCGGGTCCGTGGGACGCGGGCGCTCCGGCGAGGCGGGCCGGTGGGTCGGGCTCGGGCGGTCCGGTGAGGCGGACGTGTCAGTCGGCCGCGACCCGTCCTGCGAGGCGCGCGGTTCCGAGGGACGCGAGCGTTCGCGCGCGGCGGGGCGGTGGGTCGGGCGCGGGCGCTCTGGCGAGGCGGGCCGGTCGGTCGGGCGCGCCCCGTCCTGCGAGGCGGGCGGTTCCGAGGGACGCGAGCGTTCGCGCGCGGCGGGGCGGTGGGTCGGGCGCGGGCGCTCTGGCGAGGCGGGCCGGTCGGTCGGCCGCGACCTGTCCCACGAGGCGGGCGGTTCCGAGGGACGCGAGCGTTCGCGCGCGGCGGGGCGGTGGGCCGGGCGCGGGCGCTCCGGCGAGGCGGACCGGTCGGTCGGCCGCGACCTGTCCCACGAGGCGGGCGGGTCCGTGGGGCGCGAGCTCTCCCGCGCCGCGGGCCGGTCGCGTTGGGGGCGGCGGCTGCTGGCGGCCATCGGGCACGAGGCAGGGCGGTCGCCGCGTGGCCGGTCCGTGGGGCGCGAGGCCGCCCGCTCGTCACGCGGCCTGTCCCGTACGACCCGCTGGTCGCTCGCCCTCGTGGTGCCGGCGATCGCCGTCGCCTGGTGGTGGTCCGGCCTCTCACCGGCCGGACTCGCCTCGGCCCGCACCCGCGAACTCGGCGGCCGGCTGCTCTCCGACCTGTGGCCGCCCGCACTCCCCGAAGGCGGCTGGCGGGCGCTGACCGGCGCCGCCCTCGACACCGTGGCCATGGCCGTACTCGCCATGCTCGTCGCGGTCGTGATCACCCTGGTCGTGGGCCCCTGGGCCACCCGACCGCGAGCCGACCGACGCGGCGCGAAGGGGCGAGCGGCGGCAGTCTGGGCCCGGCGGGCGGCGTGGTGGACCACCCGCCTCCTGCTCCTGATCCTGCGGTCGATCCCCCCGACCGTATGGGCGATCGTCGCGTTGCTTGCGCTGTTCCCGGGCGTACTGCCCGGCGCCCTCGCCCTCGGCCTCTACACCGGCGGCATCCTCGCCCGCCTCGTCGCCGAAGCCTGGGAAACCATGGACCTGGCCCCCCGCGATTCCCTGCTCGGCGCCGGCGTCCCCCGCGCGGTCGCGGCCGTCGCCACCATGGCCCCGCCCTCCGCGAACCACCTGATCACCTACACGCTCTACCGCTTCGAGATCTGCGTACGCGACACCGCCGTGGTCGGCGTCGTGGGCGCCGCGGGCCTCGGCGTACTCCTCGGCGACCGCCTCGCGTCCTTCGACTTCCCGGTGGTCACGAGCGTCCTGCTGGCCTCGCTCGTGCTCAGCGTCGGCGTCGAACTGCTGGGCCGCCGACTGCGCCGTGGCCTCCGGGCCTGA
- a CDS encoding phosphonate ABC transporter ATP-binding protein, translating to MTSGVPVAQLRGAGRRFGSHEALRELDLTIHAGERVAVLGTSGAGKSTLLALLGGSLEPTTGTVEVFGEDLAGLTAARRRLLQRRIGSVSQHLALIEQVRVLHNVNAGRLGQWSTARALASLVWPRSLDVVRDALDRVDLGWALHERTERLSGGERQRVAIARLLVQSPELVVADEPVSSLDPVRAAGILDLLGASPSTSSTVRTLVVSLHQPALAREHCTRVVGLREGRIVLDRPAAEVQDSALHDLYELV from the coding sequence ATGACTTCAGGTGTGCCCGTCGCTCAACTCCGCGGTGCGGGGCGCCGGTTCGGCTCGCATGAGGCGCTGCGCGAGCTGGACCTGACGATCCATGCCGGGGAACGGGTCGCCGTGCTCGGTACGAGCGGCGCCGGCAAGAGCACGCTGCTTGCCCTGCTGGGCGGCTCGCTGGAACCGACCACGGGCACGGTGGAGGTCTTCGGTGAGGACCTCGCGGGCCTGACTGCCGCGCGGCGACGGCTCCTTCAGCGGCGTATCGGCTCGGTGAGCCAGCACCTCGCCCTGATCGAGCAGGTCCGGGTGCTGCACAACGTCAACGCGGGCCGGCTCGGCCAGTGGAGCACCGCCCGCGCGCTGGCCTCGCTCGTCTGGCCGCGCTCGCTCGACGTCGTCCGGGACGCCCTCGACCGGGTCGACCTGGGCTGGGCCCTCCACGAACGCACCGAGCGCCTCTCCGGCGGCGAACGGCAGCGGGTGGCGATCGCCCGGCTTCTGGTGCAGTCGCCGGAGTTGGTGGTGGCCGACGAGCCGGTCTCCAGCCTCGATCCGGTGCGGGCGGCGGGGATCCTCGACCTGCTCGGCGCCAGTCCCAGTACGTCGTCGACGGTACGGACGCTGGTCGTCAGCCTCCATCAGCCCGCGCTCGCCCGCGAGCACTGCACGCGCGTGGTGGGCCTGCGCGAGGGCCGGATCGTCCTCGACCGTCCGGCCGCCGAGGTGCAGGACTCGGCCCTGCACGATCTCTACGAGCTCGTATGA
- a CDS encoding putative selenate ABC transporter substrate-binding protein: MPVRPLTRRTFLLGAGATGATALLSACGGSANGSGSGSRSRQLGISAIPDQDPELLNRLYPSVAERFADATGLKVAYRPVTDYTAVVRAFEIGDIHLAWMGGLTGVQARERVRGADAIAQRDIDADFHSLFIAHKDSGLRPFAKADGLRGLAGHTFSFGSETSTSGRLMPQYFMRQAGLEQSELRGKPGFSGSHDATIEVVAQGSFEVGAVNEQVWKATVEAKEVDLSKVVVLWRTPGYADYHWLVRPDLDDTFGAGTRKKVRDLLLGLDERKPEDAELLKLFGAKSFVPARNSAYDRIEDVARELGLLR; encoded by the coding sequence ATGCCGGTACGACCGTTGACCCGCCGTACGTTCCTCCTCGGCGCCGGAGCCACCGGAGCGACCGCCCTGCTGAGCGCCTGCGGGGGCAGCGCGAACGGGAGCGGCAGCGGGTCCCGCTCGCGGCAGCTCGGGATCTCCGCCATCCCCGACCAGGACCCCGAGTTGCTGAACCGGCTCTATCCGTCGGTGGCCGAGCGGTTCGCCGACGCGACAGGGCTCAAGGTCGCCTATCGCCCCGTCACCGACTACACCGCCGTGGTACGGGCCTTCGAGATCGGCGACATCCACCTGGCCTGGATGGGCGGACTGACCGGCGTCCAGGCGCGCGAGCGCGTACGGGGCGCCGACGCCATCGCGCAACGCGATATCGACGCCGATTTCCACAGCCTGTTCATCGCCCACAAGGACTCGGGGCTGCGGCCGTTCGCGAAGGCGGACGGACTGCGCGGCCTCGCGGGGCACACGTTCAGCTTCGGCAGCGAGACGTCCACCTCCGGGCGGCTGATGCCCCAGTACTTCATGCGGCAGGCCGGGCTAGAGCAGAGCGAACTGCGGGGGAAACCGGGGTTCTCCGGCTCCCACGACGCCACCATCGAGGTCGTCGCGCAGGGCAGCTTCGAGGTCGGCGCCGTCAACGAGCAGGTGTGGAAGGCCACGGTCGAGGCGAAGGAGGTAGACCTGAGCAAGGTGGTCGTGCTGTGGCGCACTCCTGGTTACGCCGACTACCACTGGCTCGTACGTCCCGATCTCGACGACACCTTCGGCGCCGGTACGCGGAAGAAGGTGCGCGACCTGCTCCTCGGGCTCGACGAGCGGAAGCCCGAGGACGCCGAGCTGCTGAAGCTCTTCGGCGCCAAGTCCTTCGTACCGGCCAGGAATTCGGCGTACGACCGGATCGAGGACGTGGCCCGTGAGCTGGGGCTGCTGCGATGA